GAGATCAGGGGGCTGGTCAGAAGGGCGCCGGGCATGTATTATTCCCTGAAGGATCAGACAGGTTGAAACAGACCTTTGTCTGCACCAGGGAGAGCAGCTTCCTGAAGCATTGCAGGAGATAAATTTTGCAGAAAATACCTTTGAATCTGGCCAGACCGGGAATGGTTCTGGAAAAACCAGTGCTCAGAGACAATGGGCTGGTCCTGGTGGCCCAGGGCACCCAGTTGAGTGATGCCCTTCTGGGCAGGCTGGAAAATATGGGAGTCAGTACCATCACTGTGGAGGGTTCCCCCCTTGACCTGGAGGGCGGAGCCAGGTCTGTTTCCTATGAGGAAAGAATTGAATCCCTGGACCATATGTTCCGCAACTTCAGGGATGACCCGTGGATGATCAGGATGAAGGAGTTTATCCGGTCCTATTTTGAACGGAAGATGGCGGCCGGATCTTCGGGCCGGGATGCCGGTACCCAGGATGATTCCAAAGACAGCCATCCCCAGGAGCAGCAGTGATGGAAGATCTGTACACCCAGAATAAGGACAGGATCTTGTCGGTCAGGGATCTTCCCACTCTCCCTTCAGTCCTGGACCAGGTAACCGAGCTTGTCCAGGATCCTTCATCCTCAACCGATCAGGTGGCCAAGGTAATATCCCAGGACCAGGTTCTGTCGGCCAAGGTCCTGAAAATGGTCAACTCGCCCATCTATGGGTTTCCCCGGCGTATCAGCACCATCCAGCACGCCCTGGTCCTGCTGGGGTTCAATGTTGTCCGGGGGCTGATCATCAGCACCTCGGTTTTTGACATCATGGCCAAATCAATGATGGGGCTGTGGGAGCACAGCCTGGGCTGCGCCATGGCCTGCGCCGGCATTGCCAGGCAGGCCGGATTCAAGGATCCGGAGGAGTATTCAGTGGCCGGACTGCTGCACGACCTGGGAAAAGTTGTCTCAGCTGTCCAGCTTCCTGAGGTCAAGGATGAAGTGGATGCAGCGGTCCGGGAAAAGGATCTGAGCTATTATCAGGCTGAAAAGGAAGTAATGGGTTTTTCCCATGACCGGATCAATGCCTGGCTTTCGGATCACTGGAACCTGCCCCTGAGGCTCAGGGAGGGCCTGGTCTGGCATCATCGACCCAAGTCAGCCCAGCACTACCCGGATGTGGCCTGCGTGGTCCATCTCGGGGACTTCATGGCCAGGGTCTTTCAGGTGGGCAGCAGCGGGGATGACCAGATCAGCTATCTGGACGGACATATTTTCAAGGTGCTCAAGCTCAAACAGTCCAACCTGGAAAAAGTAATGGATGAGCTGGACCGGGAATTCGCCGAGCTGAGCGGATTCAGGCCGGACCAGGATTAGGTCCTGGAACAATGATGAAAGCAGAAAAGCACTTTTTTCTCATCTCTGCCAATGCCGGGCTTTACCAGGGATTCAAGGATGTTTATCCAGAAGCCCAGTGGACCGTGTTTGAAAGGGGCAGGGGAGCCATTGAGCTTATTTTCAATAATCCTCCTGACCTGCTTATAGTGGACAGCAGGCTGCCTGACCTGGGAGGCACGGAGCTGATCCGGATATTCAAAAGTGAAAACGTCTACCGCCAGGTCCCTGTGATCATCTGCCTGGACAGGGAGGATATCGGCCCGGATCTGAACCTGACCGAGGTGGAGGTGGACGACTTTGTAATGAAGCCCCTGGACCCGGATCTGACCAGGATAAGGCTGGATCTGGTCATGGCCAGAGCCTCCTGGGAGCTGGATGCCAGTCCCCTGACCAAACTTCCGGGCAATACCTCCATCATCCACAAAATCCAGGACATGATGGACCGGAAAAATGACTTTGCCCTGGCCTATGCCGACCTGGACAACTTCAAGTCTTACAACGACAAGTACGGCTTTTCCAGAGGCGATGAAGTCCTGATGATGACGGCCAGGATTATTGTTAACACCATCAGGGCATTTGCCGGTATAGAGTCCTTTGTAGGGCACATCGGTGGAGATGATTTCGTTTTCATGGTTCCTCCGGACCAGGCAGAAAACGTCTGCCAGATACTGATCCGCAATTTTGACGGCATAGTGCCAAATTTTTATGATCAGGAAGACCGGGATCAGGGATATATCCGTTCCACGGACAGACAGGGCAATATCCTTGATTTTCCCATGATGAGCATTTCCGTAGCTGTTGTATTTAATATTGATGGAGAGCTGACCCATTATGGTCAGGCATCGGAAATAGCCATGAATCTCAAGAAACTTGCCAAACAGAAATCCGGAAGTGCCTATGTCCTGGACCGCAGAAAAACTGCCTGAAGAAATCCAGCATTTTCTGGCCTATCTGGATATTGAAAAAGGGTATTCCCGGGCAACTCTGGCTGCCTATGGCCGGGACCTGAATCAGTTCGAGGTCTTTTTACAGAAAAGGGAAAAATCCTGTGCCAGGCCCGGAGATATAGGCCGGCCCGATATCCATGCCTTCCTGGTCGAGCTGCACAAGGACTCCCTGTCCAAATCCTCCATGTCCAGAAAGCTGTCTTCTCTGCGCTCTTTTTTTGGTTTTCTCCGGAAAAACCGGAGGATTACAGCTGATCCCTGTCAAGGGGTTAAAAATCCCAGGCTGGAGAGAGCTCAGCCCAGGTTTCTGAATGTGGACCAGGCCCTGAACCTTATGGAAGCTTCCCTGGAGCCGTCACCCAGGTCCCTGCGCGACCAGGCCCTGGCTGAGCTGCTTTATGGTTCAGGACTCCGGGTCAGTGAAGCGGTCAGTCTGAACTTGGATGATGTGGATACCGGTCAGCTGGTTGCACGGGTTATGGGCAAAGGGGGTAAGGAGCGCC
This genomic window from Desulfonatronovibrio hydrogenovorans DSM 9292 contains:
- a CDS encoding HDOD domain-containing protein, producing the protein MEDLYTQNKDRILSVRDLPTLPSVLDQVTELVQDPSSSTDQVAKVISQDQVLSAKVLKMVNSPIYGFPRRISTIQHALVLLGFNVVRGLIISTSVFDIMAKSMMGLWEHSLGCAMACAGIARQAGFKDPEEYSVAGLLHDLGKVVSAVQLPEVKDEVDAAVREKDLSYYQAEKEVMGFSHDRINAWLSDHWNLPLRLREGLVWHHRPKSAQHYPDVACVVHLGDFMARVFQVGSSGDDQISYLDGHIFKVLKLKQSNLEKVMDELDREFAELSGFRPDQD
- a CDS encoding GGDEF domain-containing protein translates to MMKAEKHFFLISANAGLYQGFKDVYPEAQWTVFERGRGAIELIFNNPPDLLIVDSRLPDLGGTELIRIFKSENVYRQVPVIICLDREDIGPDLNLTEVEVDDFVMKPLDPDLTRIRLDLVMARASWELDASPLTKLPGNTSIIHKIQDMMDRKNDFALAYADLDNFKSYNDKYGFSRGDEVLMMTARIIVNTIRAFAGIESFVGHIGGDDFVFMVPPDQAENVCQILIRNFDGIVPNFYDQEDRDQGYIRSTDRQGNILDFPMMSISVAVVFNIDGELTHYGQASEIAMNLKKLAKQKSGSAYVLDRRKTA
- a CDS encoding tyrosine recombinase XerC, whose amino-acid sequence is MSWTAEKLPEEIQHFLAYLDIEKGYSRATLAAYGRDLNQFEVFLQKREKSCARPGDIGRPDIHAFLVELHKDSLSKSSMSRKLSSLRSFFGFLRKNRRITADPCQGVKNPRLERAQPRFLNVDQALNLMEASLEPSPRSLRDQALAELLYGSGLRVSEAVSLNLDDVDTGQLVARVMGKGGKERLVPLTRAASQRIKEYILQRKAFKPDPREQALFLGLRGKRLNRREAARIIHKLAGIAALPQGVNPHALRHSFASHLLQGGADLRSVQELLGHSRISTTQRYTHLNLEEVTRVYDRAHPRAGRKK